A region of Scleropages formosus chromosome 2, fSclFor1.1, whole genome shotgun sequence DNA encodes the following proteins:
- the LOC108922721 gene encoding olfactory receptor class A-like protein 4 isoform X2 yields MAAVPLVQLALYTITVVFGILGNCVVIGVIGENAVREGSRGPSSDIILMNMALSNLLVSLLYLSLGWCRFFMCIWLWLRCANVWSTLFLSAFHHYTLHRLAPAQNHSQGSHGFQRVLLGLGLVWALNLLFSLPAYIFSKNGERNRTETLMLVTTTTRPLLGCVWNFSTPYIGLVFATTFLVFHEMLPIVLMIVTNLSSLYTLYGHGRTYSGTKPEEDTLILRRIPAERRAAKVILALITLFIVSWGTSIISNNHFNFNGGRSVEFLLTLARFANTGFIALSPVVLALGHRRIRAVVKAMLVH; encoded by the exons ATGGCAGCTGTTCCATTAGTGCAGCTGGCCCTGTACACCATCACGGTGGTCTTCGGCATCCTTGGAAACTGCGTCGTGATCGGTGTCATCGGGGAAAACGCGGTGCGGGAGGGCAGCCGAGGACCCAGCTCTGACATCATTTTGATGAACATGGCACTGTCCAACCTGCTCGTGTCCTTG CTGTATTTGTCCCTTGGGTGGTGCCGCTTTTTCATGTGCATATGGTTGTGGCTTCGCTGCGCCAACGTGTGGTCGACGCTCTTCCTCAGTGCTTTTCACCACTACACCCTGCACCGCCTGGCCCCTGCACAGAACCATTCACAGGGTTCCCATGGGTTCCAGAGAGTTCTACTGGGCTTAGGGCTGGTTTGGGCCTTGAACCTCTTGTTTTCGCTTCCTGCCTACATCTTCTCCAAGAATGGAGAGAGGAACCGCACAGAG ACTTTAATGTTAGTCACCACAACGACACGACCCTTACTGGGCTGTGTGTGGAATTTTTCAACTCCCTACATCGGTCTGGTATTTGCCACCACCTTCCTGGTGTTCCATGAGATGCTTCCGATTGTTCTAATGATCGTGACAAACCTGAGCTCCCTCTATACCCTCTACGGGCATGGGCGCACATACAGCGGGACAAAGCCCGAAGAGGACACCCTCATACTGCGCAGAATACCTGCTGAGAGGAGGGCTGCCAAG GTGATTCTGGCTCTGATCACGCTGTTCATAGTGTCCTGGGGAACCAGCATCATCTCCAACAATCACTTCAACTTCAATGGTGGCCGCTCTGTGGAGTTTCTCCTTACTTTGGCACGTTTTGCTAACACTGGATTCATTGCCCTGTCCCCTGTGGTGTTAGCCTTGGGTCATCGTCGCATTCGGGCTGTGGTGAAGGCCATGCTGGTGCACTGA
- the LOC108922721 gene encoding olfactory receptor class A-like protein 4 isoform X1: MAAVPLVQLALYTITVVFGILGNCVVIGVIGENAVREGSRGPSSDIILMNMALSNLLVSLVRNLLLLMADAGIELYLSLGWCRFFMCIWLWLRCANVWSTLFLSAFHHYTLHRLAPAQNHSQGSHGFQRVLLGLGLVWALNLLFSLPAYIFSKNGERNRTETLMLVTTTTRPLLGCVWNFSTPYIGLVFATTFLVFHEMLPIVLMIVTNLSSLYTLYGHGRTYSGTKPEEDTLILRRIPAERRAAKVILALITLFIVSWGTSIISNNHFNFNGGRSVEFLLTLARFANTGFIALSPVVLALGHRRIRAVVKAMLVH, encoded by the exons ATGGCAGCTGTTCCATTAGTGCAGCTGGCCCTGTACACCATCACGGTGGTCTTCGGCATCCTTGGAAACTGCGTCGTGATCGGTGTCATCGGGGAAAACGCGGTGCGGGAGGGCAGCCGAGGACCCAGCTCTGACATCATTTTGATGAACATGGCACTGTCCAACCTGCTCGTGTCCTTGGTGAGAAACTTGCTGCTATTGATGGCTGACGCCGGAATTGAG CTGTATTTGTCCCTTGGGTGGTGCCGCTTTTTCATGTGCATATGGTTGTGGCTTCGCTGCGCCAACGTGTGGTCGACGCTCTTCCTCAGTGCTTTTCACCACTACACCCTGCACCGCCTGGCCCCTGCACAGAACCATTCACAGGGTTCCCATGGGTTCCAGAGAGTTCTACTGGGCTTAGGGCTGGTTTGGGCCTTGAACCTCTTGTTTTCGCTTCCTGCCTACATCTTCTCCAAGAATGGAGAGAGGAACCGCACAGAG ACTTTAATGTTAGTCACCACAACGACACGACCCTTACTGGGCTGTGTGTGGAATTTTTCAACTCCCTACATCGGTCTGGTATTTGCCACCACCTTCCTGGTGTTCCATGAGATGCTTCCGATTGTTCTAATGATCGTGACAAACCTGAGCTCCCTCTATACCCTCTACGGGCATGGGCGCACATACAGCGGGACAAAGCCCGAAGAGGACACCCTCATACTGCGCAGAATACCTGCTGAGAGGAGGGCTGCCAAG GTGATTCTGGCTCTGATCACGCTGTTCATAGTGTCCTGGGGAACCAGCATCATCTCCAACAATCACTTCAACTTCAATGGTGGCCGCTCTGTGGAGTTTCTCCTTACTTTGGCACGTTTTGCTAACACTGGATTCATTGCCCTGTCCCCTGTGGTGTTAGCCTTGGGTCATCGTCGCATTCGGGCTGTGGTGAAGGCCATGCTGGTGCACTGA